The Saccharopolyspora gloriosae genome has a segment encoding these proteins:
- the rfbB gene encoding dTDP-glucose 4,6-dehydratase — MRILITGGAGFIGSHYARQLLGGAYPEFADAEVVVLDKLTYAGNKANLSTVADDPRLRFVQGDICDAALVGELMRGVDVVVHFAAESHVDRSILGASDFVITNVVGTDTLLQAALSAEVGKFVHVSTDEVYGSIDEGSWPEEHPLEPNSPYSAAKAGSDLLARAYFRTHGLPVCVTRCSNNYGPYQFPEKMLPLFITNLLDGKQVPLYGDGGNVRDWLHVTDHCRGIQLVAESGRPGEMYNIGGGTELTNRELTERLLAELGADASMVRPVEDRKGHDRRYSVDHTKISAELGYRPTVDFDEGLGDTIRWYRENRAWWEPLKSAGLVAG; from the coding sequence ATGCGAATTCTGATCACCGGTGGTGCCGGCTTCATCGGGTCGCACTACGCGCGGCAATTGCTCGGCGGCGCCTACCCGGAGTTCGCCGACGCCGAGGTGGTGGTGCTGGACAAGCTCACCTACGCGGGCAACAAGGCGAACCTGAGCACGGTCGCCGACGATCCCCGGCTGCGCTTCGTGCAAGGCGACATTTGCGACGCGGCGCTGGTCGGCGAGCTGATGCGCGGCGTCGACGTGGTCGTGCACTTCGCCGCCGAGTCCCATGTGGACAGATCGATCCTGGGGGCGTCGGACTTCGTCATCACCAACGTCGTCGGCACCGACACCCTGCTGCAGGCGGCGCTGTCGGCGGAGGTGGGCAAGTTCGTGCACGTCTCCACCGACGAGGTCTACGGCTCCATCGATGAGGGTTCGTGGCCGGAAGAGCACCCCCTGGAGCCGAACTCGCCGTACTCGGCGGCGAAGGCCGGTTCGGACCTGCTGGCCCGCGCCTACTTCCGCACCCACGGCCTGCCGGTGTGCGTCACCCGCTGCTCCAACAACTACGGCCCGTACCAGTTCCCCGAGAAGATGCTGCCGCTGTTCATCACGAACCTGCTCGACGGCAAGCAGGTGCCGCTCTACGGCGACGGCGGCAACGTGCGGGACTGGCTGCACGTGACCGACCACTGCCGGGGCATCCAGCTCGTCGCCGAATCGGGGCGGCCGGGTGAGATGTACAACATCGGCGGCGGCACCGAGCTCACGAACCGGGAACTGACCGAGCGGTTGCTGGCAGAACTGGGCGCGGACGCCTCGATGGTGCGTCCCGTCGAGGACCGCAAGGGCCACGACCGCCGCTACTCGGTGGACCACACGAAGATCAGCGCGGAGCTGGGCTACCGGCCGACGGTCGATTTCGACGAGGGACTCGGCGACACGATCCGCTGGTACCGGGAGAACCGGGCCTGGTGGGAACCGCTGAAGTCGGCGGGGCTGGTCGCGGGATGA
- the purE gene encoding 5-(carboxyamino)imidazole ribonucleotide mutase, producing the protein MTQQRPLVGVIMGSDSDWPVMQAAGQALAEFDVPFEAGVYSAHRTPQRMLDYAREAADRGLRVIIAGAGGAAHLPGMVASATVLPVIGVPVPLKYLDGMDSLLSIVQMPAGVPVATVSVGGARNAGLLAVRTLAADSGEIGTRLRAAMATFQADLETMVHDKHNALQDRVTEG; encoded by the coding sequence ATGACGCAGCAGCGGCCGCTGGTCGGTGTGATCATGGGCAGCGACTCGGACTGGCCGGTGATGCAGGCGGCGGGGCAGGCCCTCGCGGAGTTCGACGTTCCCTTCGAAGCAGGCGTGTACTCGGCGCACCGCACGCCGCAGCGGATGCTGGACTACGCCCGTGAGGCCGCCGACCGCGGCCTGCGGGTGATCATCGCGGGGGCGGGGGGAGCCGCGCACCTGCCGGGCATGGTGGCCTCGGCGACGGTGCTGCCGGTGATCGGGGTGCCGGTGCCGCTGAAATACCTGGACGGCATGGATTCGCTGCTGTCGATCGTGCAGATGCCCGCGGGCGTTCCGGTCGCCACCGTCTCGGTCGGCGGGGCGCGCAACGCCGGGCTGCTCGCGGTCCGCACGCTCGCCGCGGATTCAGGTGAGATCGGAACCCGGTTGCGCGCGGCCATGGCCACCTTCCAGGCCGACCTCGAAACGATGGTCCACGACAAGCACAACGCCCTCCAAGACCGCGTCACCGAAGGCTGA
- a CDS encoding ATP-binding protein produces MYRRILVATLLAVAVTAVVLGLPLGVTALKLVEDFTRADLSTRSQQIATSLDEQVASRHPIDVESVLLAVPRDARLMVRTKDHEYVYGSDPGASPLTESVPMVQSGTVTLSAPSAPVRTQQFQVAGLVLLLVVLSAGTGMVVAGLTARRLADPLRHVAARAARLGAGDFRADPKRHEVPELDRVADALDASGAALSQLVQRERELVGDVSHQLRSRLTALQLRLEALATAPDPEVSEEAAAALEQAERLSNVLDDLLAAATAARARDAEPLDVSEALTEAAAEWREPLRSQGRTLRQRVPEGLLARATPGRLREAIGVLLDNAVRHGKGTVTLTARNGGGTVVVEVGDAGPGVPDQLVPYVFERGFSAGGSTGVGLALARALVEADGGRLELSKARPALFEIFLPVARADDVLGVPWKIESRPR; encoded by the coding sequence GTGTACCGGCGCATTCTGGTCGCGACGCTGCTGGCGGTGGCGGTGACGGCGGTCGTGCTGGGCCTGCCGCTGGGCGTGACGGCGTTGAAGCTGGTGGAGGACTTCACCCGCGCCGACCTGTCCACTCGTTCCCAGCAGATCGCCACCTCGCTGGACGAGCAGGTCGCCTCCCGGCATCCGATCGACGTGGAATCGGTGCTGCTGGCCGTTCCTCGGGACGCGCGGCTGATGGTGCGGACCAAGGACCACGAGTACGTCTACGGCTCCGACCCGGGCGCATCGCCGCTGACGGAGAGCGTGCCGATGGTGCAGAGCGGCACCGTCACGCTGTCCGCGCCGAGCGCCCCGGTGCGCACCCAGCAGTTCCAGGTCGCCGGGCTGGTGCTGCTGCTGGTGGTGCTGTCGGCGGGCACCGGAATGGTGGTCGCGGGCTTGACGGCGCGGCGGCTCGCGGATCCGCTGCGGCACGTGGCGGCGCGCGCGGCGCGACTCGGCGCGGGTGATTTCCGGGCCGATCCGAAGCGCCACGAGGTGCCGGAGCTGGATCGGGTGGCCGATGCGCTCGACGCTTCCGGGGCGGCGTTGTCGCAGCTGGTGCAGCGGGAGCGGGAACTCGTCGGCGATGTCTCGCACCAGTTGCGCAGCAGGCTCACCGCGTTGCAGCTGCGGCTGGAGGCGCTGGCGACCGCGCCCGATCCGGAGGTGTCCGAGGAGGCCGCGGCGGCGCTGGAGCAGGCGGAACGGCTCTCCAACGTGCTCGACGACCTGCTGGCGGCGGCGACGGCCGCGCGGGCCAGGGACGCGGAGCCGCTCGACGTGTCGGAGGCGTTGACCGAGGCGGCGGCCGAATGGCGGGAGCCGCTGCGCTCCCAGGGCCGCACGCTGCGGCAACGGGTGCCGGAGGGGTTGCTGGCCAGGGCGACGCCGGGGCGGCTGCGGGAGGCCATCGGGGTGCTGCTGGACAACGCGGTGCGCCACGGCAAGGGCACCGTGACGCTCACCGCGCGCAACGGCGGCGGCACCGTCGTGGTGGAGGTCGGTGACGCGGGGCCGGGCGTGCCGGACCAGCTGGTGCCTTACGTGTTCGAGCGGGGGTTCTCCGCGGGCGGTTCCACGGGCGTGGGCCTGGCGTTGGCGCGGGCCTTGGTGGAGGCCGATGGTGGCCGGTTGGAGTTGAGCAAGGCGCGGCCCGCGCTCTTCGAGATCTTCTTGCCGGTGGCGAGGGCCGATGACGTGCTCGGCGTGCCGTGGAAGATCGAATCCAGGCCGCGCTGA
- a CDS encoding thioesterase family protein, with the protein MRADESLFRREDDLFVPTDAAGNPWGELTGGGPIAGLIARAVENTLDEPDLFVARLTVDLHRPVPRNGLAVATRTVRAGKRLRVVEITLSQGDTEVTRATAHVLRRSELDGEPEIERTPFAGPTDVAETSLLPDGLGLRWGVHDVVQVRWVRDQFAGSPSQAWMRIPLPLVDGERTSPLCQVAILVDCISAGSPIGTLFGPWINSDITLYLHREPIGEWLGMEMERNVEPTGIGVARARLFDERGPVGTAHEAVLAHRLG; encoded by the coding sequence GTGCGTGCTGACGAGAGCCTGTTCCGCCGCGAGGACGACCTGTTCGTGCCCACCGACGCCGCGGGCAACCCGTGGGGCGAGCTGACCGGCGGCGGCCCGATCGCCGGGCTGATCGCCCGAGCCGTCGAGAACACCCTCGACGAACCCGACCTGTTCGTCGCCCGGCTCACCGTCGACCTGCACCGCCCCGTCCCCCGCAACGGACTCGCCGTGGCCACCCGCACGGTCCGCGCGGGCAAACGGCTGCGCGTCGTCGAGATCACCCTCAGCCAAGGCGACACCGAGGTCACGCGCGCGACCGCGCACGTGCTGCGACGCAGCGAGCTCGACGGCGAGCCCGAGATCGAACGCACGCCGTTCGCCGGGCCGACGGACGTCGCGGAGACGTCCCTGTTGCCGGACGGACTCGGCCTGCGGTGGGGCGTGCACGACGTGGTTCAGGTGCGATGGGTCCGCGACCAGTTCGCGGGCTCACCCTCCCAAGCGTGGATGCGGATACCGCTCCCCCTGGTCGACGGGGAGCGGACGAGTCCGCTGTGCCAGGTCGCGATCCTGGTGGACTGCATCAGCGCGGGCAGCCCCATCGGCACCCTGTTCGGCCCGTGGATCAACAGCGACATCACGCTGTACCTGCACCGCGAGCCCATCGGCGAGTGGCTCGGCATGGAGATGGAACGCAACGTCGAACCCACCGGGATCGGGGTGGCCCGCGCGCGGCTGTTCGACGAACGCGGGCCGGTCGGCACCGCGCACGAAGCGGTCCTGGCCCACCGGCTCGGCTGA
- a CDS encoding DoxX family protein, translated as MQHRLRDVTLLLARLVVGVTFVLHAYQKFVLNGISGVSAGFEQMGIPLPGIAAWFTALVELLGGLALIVGVLLPVAGVLLAAVMLGALVTAHLSSGFFATDGGFEYVLVLAATSLALGFSGSKYTLQGLFQNRGTESRRETVDA; from the coding sequence ATGCAGCACCGTCTCCGCGACGTCACCCTCCTGCTGGCCAGGTTGGTCGTCGGCGTGACCTTCGTTTTGCACGCGTACCAGAAGTTCGTGCTCAACGGCATCTCCGGCGTCAGCGCCGGATTCGAGCAGATGGGCATCCCGCTGCCCGGAATCGCCGCCTGGTTCACCGCCCTGGTCGAACTGCTCGGCGGGCTCGCGCTGATCGTCGGGGTGCTGCTGCCCGTCGCCGGCGTGCTGCTGGCCGCGGTCATGCTCGGCGCCCTGGTCACCGCGCACCTCAGCAGCGGCTTCTTCGCCACCGACGGCGGATTCGAATACGTGCTGGTGCTCGCCGCGACGAGCCTCGCCCTCGGCTTCAGCGGATCGAAGTACACGCTGCAGGGCCTGTTCCAGAACCGCGGCACCGAGTCGCGCCGCGAGACCGTCGACGCCTGA
- a CDS encoding LCP family protein, which yields MADEQVPQEADRAAEPAEDRAPADTSAPTGGRGRRWLRITGRTLIALLSAGVLVITAAGWTALDRLSGEVSSSAVLTETPDAPPADDGATDLLLVGNDSRTDAQGEPLPLSVLRELRTESTNGLNTDTLILLRVPHDGSQPTAVSLPRDTSVPMPGDGTQKINAVYGLAKSAAARRDSDSGADAERRAQLAGQRALVQSVQGLAGVRVDRYAEVNLLGFYEVTDALGGVEVCLNQATSDKDSGADFAAGRQTISGGDALAFVRQRHGLPRGDLDRIVRQQVFLAAVTNKLLSTGTLTDPAKLAGLQDAARRSVVLDQSWNVTEFAAQMQGLASGSVRFVTLPVRSLTDRDEHGQSVVTVDPAQVRGFIAGLVPTAGFGGSSPLDLDGTARSQNNAPPPSEAITSAGIPCVN from the coding sequence GTGGCCGACGAACAGGTGCCGCAGGAAGCGGACCGGGCGGCCGAACCGGCCGAGGACCGGGCGCCCGCGGACACCTCCGCGCCCACCGGCGGCCGCGGACGTCGATGGTTGCGGATCACCGGGCGAACGCTGATCGCACTGCTGTCGGCGGGCGTGCTGGTGATCACCGCTGCCGGCTGGACGGCGCTGGACCGGCTCAGCGGCGAGGTCAGCAGTTCCGCCGTGCTCACCGAGACGCCGGACGCTCCGCCCGCCGACGACGGCGCCACGGATCTGCTGCTCGTCGGCAACGACAGCCGCACCGACGCCCAAGGCGAACCGCTGCCGCTGAGCGTCCTGCGCGAGCTGCGCACCGAGAGCACCAACGGGCTCAACACCGACACGTTGATCCTGCTGCGAGTCCCGCACGACGGTTCCCAGCCGACGGCGGTGTCGCTGCCGCGCGACACCTCGGTGCCGATGCCCGGCGACGGCACCCAGAAGATCAACGCCGTGTACGGCCTGGCCAAGAGCGCCGCGGCACGACGTGATTCCGATTCGGGGGCCGACGCCGAACGCCGCGCGCAGCTCGCGGGCCAGCGCGCACTGGTGCAGAGCGTGCAAGGACTCGCCGGGGTCCGGGTGGACCGCTACGCCGAGGTCAATCTGCTCGGGTTCTACGAGGTCACCGATGCCCTCGGCGGCGTCGAGGTGTGCCTGAACCAGGCCACCAGCGACAAGGACTCCGGCGCGGACTTCGCCGCCGGGCGCCAGACCATCTCCGGCGGCGACGCGCTCGCGTTCGTGCGGCAGCGCCACGGCCTGCCGCGCGGCGACCTGGATCGCATCGTGCGCCAGCAGGTCTTCCTGGCCGCGGTGACGAACAAGCTGTTGTCGACCGGCACGCTCACCGACCCCGCGAAGCTCGCCGGGCTGCAGGACGCGGCACGGCGCTCGGTGGTGCTCGACCAGAGCTGGAACGTCACCGAGTTCGCGGCCCAGATGCAGGGTTTGGCCTCCGGCAGCGTGCGGTTCGTGACGCTACCGGTGCGCTCGCTGACCGACCGCGACGAGCACGGGCAGAGCGTGGTGACGGTGGATCCGGCGCAGGTGCGCGGATTCATCGCGGGCCTCGTGCCCACCGCCGGATTCGGCGGCAGCTCCCCGCTCGACCTCGACGGCACCGCCCGCAGCCAGAACAACGCTCCGCCCCCTTCCGAGGCCATCACCTCGGCGGGCATCCCCTGCGTGAACTGA
- a CDS encoding lasso peptide biosynthesis PqqD family chaperone, with translation MRPHHSGWITLPDVPGLQKIVDRFSPQGRIVLAHDSGNPWLVGHFPLEDLVPVSLGPIRVALLGHCPIDAGRLASIVRGLRSVTDLDAVLHRLPGGVHLAASVGGDVRVQGGISGLRQVFHTRIDGVPIAGDRADLLAELAGTGIDEHALALRVATGPAGPPLDERTVWSGVRAVPAGSYLRIADGQAHRVRWWRPPEPDVPLRRGARNTREALDSALDTATGRSGADLSGGMDSTALCFLAAARNPELVTFNRRETESERGRLAAESTKELGTVEHLVLDPREMPSAFDDPGTTTDQEQPSPLFRELARINGCGEFLAEHGVHRHLAGFGGDELFHGPPGYLHSLLRNRPVKTIRQLRGYRARQRWPVLPTLSALLAAHDVSHWWREQADQLTAPHPATPALDWGVAPLRAAPWASAETVGTARSALRTAGLTAEPLAADRGQHQLLTALRTAAPAYRQLARHYAEAGVRLELPYYDDRVVETAIAVRPDERASPWRYKPLLAEAVRGTAPDAVLHRSIKAGVPEAGAARTCTSVSAATATRSWRCSPTPSSRCTASSTPVCCASTCWRRTSNRTSWSRWSTCWAARPGCAVSPEVPLGGPMHLRLRPDVDPTDVTDGTVLLDERTGRRWRLNRTGTQVLRGLLIGQDADRIASELAARHRIPAHVARQDVTAIVERLRTAALLETTGH, from the coding sequence ATGCGCCCCCATCATTCAGGGTGGATCACCCTGCCCGACGTGCCGGGCCTGCAGAAGATCGTCGACCGTTTCTCCCCGCAAGGCCGGATCGTGCTCGCGCACGACTCGGGAAATCCGTGGCTGGTAGGTCATTTCCCCCTCGAGGACCTGGTCCCCGTGTCGCTCGGCCCGATCCGGGTGGCGCTGCTCGGGCACTGCCCGATCGACGCGGGCCGGCTCGCCTCGATCGTGCGCGGGCTGCGCTCGGTCACCGACCTGGACGCGGTGCTGCACCGGCTGCCCGGCGGCGTGCACCTCGCCGCGTCGGTCGGCGGCGACGTGCGCGTGCAGGGCGGGATCTCCGGCCTGCGGCAGGTCTTCCACACCCGGATCGACGGCGTGCCGATCGCCGGTGACCGTGCCGACCTGCTCGCGGAGCTGGCCGGCACGGGCATCGACGAGCACGCGCTGGCGCTGCGGGTGGCCACCGGACCGGCCGGGCCGCCGTTGGACGAACGCACCGTCTGGTCCGGGGTTCGCGCCGTGCCCGCCGGCTCGTACCTGCGAATCGCGGACGGCCAGGCGCACCGGGTGCGCTGGTGGCGACCACCGGAACCGGACGTCCCGCTGCGGCGCGGCGCCCGGAACACCAGGGAGGCGCTCGATTCGGCGCTGGACACCGCGACGGGCCGATCCGGTGCGGACCTCTCCGGCGGAATGGATTCGACCGCGCTGTGCTTCCTGGCCGCCGCTCGGAATCCGGAACTGGTCACATTCAACCGCCGGGAAACCGAGAGCGAGCGCGGGCGGCTCGCCGCCGAATCCACCAAGGAATTGGGCACCGTCGAACACCTGGTGCTGGATCCTCGTGAGATGCCCTCGGCATTCGACGACCCGGGCACCACGACGGATCAGGAGCAGCCGTCACCGCTTTTCCGGGAACTCGCCAGAATTAACGGTTGCGGCGAGTTCCTGGCCGAACACGGCGTGCACCGGCACCTCGCCGGTTTCGGCGGTGACGAACTCTTCCACGGCCCGCCCGGATATCTGCATTCGCTGCTGCGGAACCGACCGGTGAAAACGATTCGGCAACTGCGCGGTTACCGCGCGCGGCAGCGGTGGCCGGTGCTGCCGACGCTGTCCGCGCTGCTGGCCGCGCACGACGTGTCGCACTGGTGGCGGGAGCAGGCCGACCAGCTCACCGCGCCGCACCCGGCGACGCCCGCACTCGACTGGGGCGTCGCACCGCTGCGCGCGGCTCCGTGGGCGAGCGCGGAGACGGTGGGCACGGCCCGTTCGGCGTTGCGGACCGCCGGGCTCACCGCCGAGCCGCTGGCCGCCGATCGCGGGCAGCACCAGCTGCTCACGGCGTTGCGCACGGCGGCTCCCGCCTACCGGCAGCTCGCCCGGCACTACGCCGAAGCCGGGGTGCGCCTGGAACTGCCGTACTACGACGACCGGGTGGTGGAGACCGCGATCGCCGTACGCCCCGACGAACGGGCGTCACCCTGGCGGTACAAGCCACTGTTGGCCGAGGCCGTACGCGGCACCGCACCGGACGCGGTGCTGCACCGCTCGATCAAGGCGGGCGTACCGGAGGCGGGGGCGGCGCGGACGTGCACATCGGTTTCCGCCGCAACCGCAACGCGATCCTGGCGTTGTTCGCCGACTCCGAGCTCGCGGTGCACGGCCTCATCGACACCGGTGTGCTGCGCAAGCACCTGCTGGCGCCGCACGTCGAACCGCACATCCTGGTCGCGCTGGAGCACCTGCTGGGCTGCGAGACCTGGTTGCGCGGTGTCACCCGAGGTACCGCTGGGAGGACCGATGCACCTGCGACTGCGTCCTGACGTCGACCCCACCGACGTCACCGATGGCACCGTGCTGCTCGATGAACGCACCGGCCGCCGCTGGCGGCTCAACCGCACCGGAACCCAGGTGCTGCGGGGGTTGCTGATCGGGCAGGACGCCGACCGCATCGCCAGCGAACTCGCCGCTCGGCACCGCATCCCGGCACACGTCGCCAGGCAGGACGTGACCGCGATCGTCGAGCGACTCCGCACCGCGGCCCTGCTGGAGACCACCGGGCACTGA
- a CDS encoding TIGR03089 family protein, whose product MSITQALLGPMVAAGSPKPLITHYDDATGARVELSRATVANWAAKTANWLVDEIDLEPGAPVSVALPAHWQTLGVLLGSWWCGAHVVDDPKGAEVAFVPGSDINSGASAHVVAAVGLDAMGGPVRGLPGEVVDYVSDVRVHGDDFAPRTSIPGSAPALLGSTVDEVLGLAAGRAAELGFDSGVRVLSTMDWTLPGGVLDGLLSVLSVQGSLVQVSNPDPAKAERRRSDEKTTAELTG is encoded by the coding sequence ATGAGCATCACGCAGGCATTGCTCGGGCCGATGGTGGCCGCGGGTTCCCCGAAACCGCTGATCACGCACTACGACGACGCCACCGGCGCCCGCGTCGAACTGTCCAGGGCGACCGTGGCGAACTGGGCGGCGAAGACGGCGAATTGGCTGGTCGACGAGATCGACCTGGAGCCGGGGGCGCCTGTGTCGGTGGCGCTTCCCGCGCATTGGCAGACGCTGGGCGTGCTGCTGGGTTCGTGGTGGTGCGGGGCGCACGTGGTCGACGACCCGAAGGGCGCCGAGGTGGCGTTCGTGCCGGGCTCGGACATCAACTCCGGTGCGAGCGCGCACGTGGTGGCCGCGGTGGGGCTGGACGCGATGGGCGGCCCGGTGCGCGGGCTGCCCGGCGAGGTCGTGGACTACGTCTCGGACGTCCGGGTGCACGGTGACGACTTCGCTCCGCGCACGTCGATTCCCGGCAGCGCACCGGCACTGCTGGGCTCCACGGTCGACGAGGTGCTCGGGCTGGCCGCGGGCCGCGCCGCCGAACTGGGCTTCGACTCCGGAGTCCGCGTTCTGTCCACGATGGACTGGACCTTGCCGGGAGGCGTGCTCGACGGGCTGCTGTCGGTGCTGTCCGTGCAGGGTTCGCTGGTGCAGGTGAGCAACCCGGACCCGGCGAAGGCCGAACGCCGCCGCTCCGACGAGAAGACCACCGCCGAGCTCACCGGCTGA
- a CDS encoding sigma-70 family RNA polymerase sigma factor: MATAPAEAQGPSDGELIEAVRHGSTEAYGTLYERHVAAAHNMARQVARSQAEADDLVSEAFAKVLSTLRDGRGPTTAFRAYLLTSLRHVAYDRTRRERKVQLTEDVTEVSGADVSVPFTDTAMAGLERSMAARAFARLPERWKTVLWHIEIEGETPSQVGPLLGLTPNGVSALAYRAREGLRQAYLQVHLGSLNDDEPGVASCRATADRLGAWTRDGLSKRETAQVDNHLDGCDRCRGWRRSSPTSTAGCARSSRPWSSARARRPTCCPAVARRRPPPRRARARVPVRPRTRAARCRGRRCPGPRPRARWCSRWRWR, encoded by the coding sequence GTGGCCACAGCCCCGGCCGAAGCGCAGGGTCCCAGCGACGGCGAGTTGATCGAAGCCGTCCGGCACGGTTCGACAGAGGCCTACGGGACGCTCTACGAACGCCACGTCGCCGCCGCGCACAACATGGCCAGGCAGGTCGCGAGATCCCAAGCCGAGGCCGACGACCTGGTGTCGGAAGCGTTCGCCAAGGTGCTGTCCACGTTGCGCGACGGCCGCGGCCCGACCACGGCGTTCCGCGCCTACCTGCTGACCTCGCTGCGCCACGTCGCCTACGACCGCACCCGCCGGGAACGCAAGGTGCAGCTGACCGAGGACGTCACCGAGGTGTCCGGTGCGGACGTGAGCGTCCCGTTCACCGACACCGCGATGGCCGGGCTGGAACGGTCGATGGCCGCACGAGCCTTCGCCCGGTTGCCGGAGCGCTGGAAGACCGTGCTCTGGCACATCGAGATCGAAGGTGAGACGCCCTCCCAGGTCGGCCCGCTGCTCGGGCTCACGCCGAACGGCGTGTCCGCGCTCGCCTACCGGGCGCGCGAAGGCTTACGCCAGGCGTACCTGCAGGTGCACCTCGGCTCGCTGAACGACGACGAGCCCGGTGTGGCCTCCTGCCGGGCCACGGCCGATCGGCTCGGGGCGTGGACGCGCGACGGCTTGTCGAAGCGGGAGACCGCGCAGGTCGACAACCACCTCGACGGGTGCGACCGGTGCCGGGGCTGGCGGCGGAGCTCGCCGACGTCAACGGCGGGTTGCGCGCGATCATCGCGCCCCTGGTCATCGGCACGGGCGCGACGGCCTACCTGTTGTCCGGCGGTGGCGCGACGGCGACCGCCGCCGCGGCGGGCGCGGGCGCGGGTGCCGGTTCGGCCGCGAACGCGGGCAGCGCGGTGCCGCGGCAGGCGGTGTCCGGGGCCGCGGCCTCGGGCGCGCTGGTGCTCGCGCTGGCGCTGGCGTTGA
- a CDS encoding LCP family protein, giving the protein MDDRSRRPGGPPGQPGRPVPPRGPQGGQPGPPGKPRPGGPAPAGRPGGGEPRRPAPQNRSAPPDRPAPRRPAGEGPRNPAAPPAPPPPDESDRPRSSYRRAGAIGRTLVALLSVLVLGSTGYAWGALRNLNNGLSGSDVIGSGFDSPDGATDVLLIGNDSRTDADGNPLPEDVLKSLRTTDDEGGDLTDTMILMRIPNGGQRASAVSFPRDTMVQLGNGYGEQKLNSAMGRAKSDAHARLQSEGVTDPKQLELQSKAEGQKFLIKTIQELSGASIDHYAEVNLLGFHDITTAVGGVDVCLLDDVDDSDYSGAVFKSGPQTIAGADALAFVRQRHGLPRGDLDRVVRQQVFMSGLAGKMLSSGTLSNPTKLSGLMEALKKSVVLDQGWDVVDFAQQMSGIAGGDIDFQTIPIELVGESGAEDVEANPREVKQFVDNLLLPPEERQAKEQAAKAAEEQRSGTTVSVFNASGKTGLASEVLSSLSEEGFAQGGSSNADSMPSSLVYHAPGDEAVAQQVADSLGGLPLKPSENLSSGSVEVYLGSDYAGPGAQNFAGAKQLRLDGLKQAAPRPLQQQGGPDQPINAGGVPCVN; this is encoded by the coding sequence GTGGACGACCGGTCTCGACGGCCAGGTGGCCCACCAGGGCAGCCGGGCAGGCCCGTCCCCCCGCGCGGGCCGCAGGGCGGTCAGCCCGGCCCTCCGGGCAAGCCCCGGCCGGGTGGACCCGCACCCGCGGGACGACCGGGCGGCGGCGAACCGCGCCGCCCCGCGCCCCAGAACCGATCCGCCCCGCCCGACCGCCCGGCACCCCGGCGGCCCGCGGGCGAGGGACCGCGCAACCCCGCGGCACCTCCCGCCCCGCCGCCGCCGGACGAATCCGACCGGCCCCGCTCGTCCTACCGCCGCGCCGGCGCCATCGGGCGCACCCTGGTGGCGCTGCTGTCGGTCCTGGTGCTCGGCAGCACCGGCTACGCGTGGGGAGCGCTGCGCAACCTGAACAACGGCCTCTCCGGCAGCGACGTCATCGGCAGCGGGTTCGACTCTCCCGACGGCGCCACCGACGTGCTGCTCATCGGCAACGACAGCCGAACCGACGCCGACGGCAACCCGCTGCCCGAAGACGTGCTCAAGTCGCTGCGCACCACCGACGACGAGGGCGGCGACCTCACCGACACGATGATCCTGATGCGCATCCCCAACGGTGGTCAGCGCGCCAGCGCCGTGTCCTTCCCGCGCGACACGATGGTGCAGCTCGGCAACGGCTACGGGGAGCAGAAGCTCAACTCGGCCATGGGCCGGGCGAAGAGCGACGCGCACGCCCGCCTGCAGTCCGAAGGCGTCACCGACCCGAAGCAGCTGGAACTCCAGTCAAAGGCCGAAGGCCAGAAGTTCCTGATCAAGACCATCCAGGAGCTGTCCGGGGCGAGCATCGACCACTACGCCGAGGTCAACCTGCTCGGCTTCCACGACATCACCACGGCCGTCGGCGGCGTCGACGTGTGCCTGCTCGACGACGTGGACGACAGCGACTACTCCGGCGCGGTGTTCAAGTCGGGGCCGCAGACCATCGCGGGCGCCGACGCTCTCGCGTTCGTGCGCCAGCGCCACGGGCTGCCGCGCGGCGACCTCGACCGCGTGGTGCGCCAGCAGGTGTTCATGTCCGGCCTGGCGGGCAAGATGCTCTCCAGCGGCACCTTGAGCAACCCCACCAAGCTCAGCGGGCTGATGGAGGCGCTGAAGAAGTCCGTGGTCCTGGACCAGGGCTGGGACGTGGTCGACTTCGCCCAGCAGATGTCCGGCATCGCCGGTGGCGACATCGACTTCCAGACGATCCCCATCGAGCTCGTCGGCGAATCGGGCGCCGAGGACGTCGAAGCCAACCCCCGCGAGGTCAAGCAGTTCGTGGACAACCTGCTGCTGCCCCCGGAGGAACGGCAGGCCAAGGAGCAGGCGGCGAAGGCCGCCGAGGAGCAGCGCAGCGGCACGACCGTGAGCGTGTTCAACGCCTCCGGCAAGACCGGGCTGGCCAGCGAGGTGCTCAGCTCTCTCAGCGAGGAGGGCTTCGCGCAGGGCGGCAGCTCCAACGCCGACTCCATGCCCAGTTCGCTCGTGTACCACGCACCGGGCGACGAGGCCGTCGCCCAGCAGGTCGCCGACTCGCTCGGAGGGCTGCCGTTGAAGCCGAGCGAGAACCTCAGCTCCGGTTCCGTCGAGGTGTACCTGGGCAGCGACTACGCCGGTCCGGGAGCGCAGAACTTCGCCGGTGCCAAGCAGCTCCGGCTCGACGGCCTCAAGCAGGCGGCACCGCGTCCGCTGCAGCAGCAGGGCGGACCGGACCAGCCGATCAACGCGGGCGGAGTGCCCTGCGTGAACTGA